The Sphingomonas alpina genome has a segment encoding these proteins:
- a CDS encoding alpha/beta hydrolase fold domain-containing protein, which translates to MKVFVAALLTFGAATACLAQSTPAQPDPRFTLPSTVSPEAAAELKMIFGLWRGGKAETRPNSPADWKASYDRLETMIEPFVAATVKPLNITETPDRIGDIPVLRLRPASYKAGTAPLIYVHGGGYVSFSAKSSRLTGALLAAAAGREVISIDYTVAPQGNWRTATDQVLAVWKALIAAGAKPATIGMFGDSAGGGLVAGSVLKMRDQGLPLPGALLLLSPWSDITATGDTYTSLAAADPSLNTESLSWSADAYAAPADQKNPYVSPVYGDYSKAFPPTLIQGGTREIFLSNFVRHYQAIRSGGHEAVLDIYEGMPHVFQTLASHSPESRLAVARAAAFFDAHLARAR; encoded by the coding sequence ATGAAGGTTTTCGTCGCCGCATTGTTGACCTTTGGCGCGGCGACAGCCTGCTTGGCGCAATCGACACCAGCCCAGCCTGACCCTCGCTTCACCCTCCCCAGCACCGTTTCGCCGGAAGCAGCGGCGGAGCTGAAAATGATTTTCGGGCTCTGGCGAGGGGGCAAGGCGGAGACCAGACCCAATAGCCCGGCGGACTGGAAAGCGTCCTACGACCGGCTCGAGACGATGATCGAACCGTTCGTCGCCGCAACCGTCAAGCCACTGAACATCACCGAAACCCCCGATCGTATCGGTGATATCCCGGTCCTCCGGTTGCGGCCGGCCAGCTATAAGGCGGGTACTGCGCCACTGATCTACGTCCACGGCGGCGGTTATGTCTCCTTCTCGGCAAAATCGTCGCGGCTGACCGGCGCACTCCTTGCCGCCGCCGCCGGCCGCGAAGTGATCTCGATCGATTACACCGTTGCGCCGCAGGGCAATTGGCGAACCGCCACCGATCAGGTGCTGGCCGTCTGGAAGGCGCTCATCGCCGCCGGCGCGAAGCCGGCAACGATCGGCATGTTCGGTGATTCAGCCGGTGGCGGCCTGGTCGCCGGATCGGTGCTGAAGATGCGCGATCAGGGGCTGCCGCTGCCTGGCGCACTGCTGCTTCTCTCGCCCTGGTCGGACATCACTGCCACCGGCGACACCTATACCAGCCTGGCCGCCGCCGATCCGTCGCTCAACACCGAGTCGCTTTCCTGGAGCGCGGATGCCTATGCGGCACCGGCCGACCAGAAGAACCCCTATGTCTCGCCCGTCTATGGCGATTATTCGAAGGCCTTTCCGCCGACGTTGATCCAGGGCGGCACGCGCGAGATCTTCCTGAGCAATTTCGTGCGGCACTATCAGGCGATCCGCTCGGGCGGCCATGAGGCGGTGCTCGATATTTACGAAGGCATGCCACACGTCTTCCAGACGCTCGCGTCGCATTCGCCGGAATCCCGTCTCGCAGTGGCGCGGGCCGCCGCATTTTTCGACGCGCATCTCGCTCGCGCAAGATAG
- a CDS encoding intradiol ring-cleavage dioxygenase → MQHDHHDEDHDRGFAHDLQVMAAMVERRRALKWFAGAGTAALVAGCGGGGSTSSGVSVVSGTATPTPASTATPTPTPTATSSGTCIVDPTETAGPYPADGTNTSSGSTSNALTISGIVRSDIRSSFISSSTVATGVQLVITLKVVDVNASCGALAGYAVYLWHCDRLGNYSLYTAAAESYLRGVQVTDANGEVTFTTIFPGAYSGRYPHIHFEVFSSLSAATSGRYAILTSQLALPAAACTAIYADTATYPSSATNFAATSISSDNVFSDNSSAQIAQQTPTLTGSTSAGYVGSVLIGVAR, encoded by the coding sequence ATGCAGCACGACCATCACGACGAAGACCATGATCGCGGCTTCGCCCACGACCTTCAGGTCATGGCGGCGATGGTCGAGCGCCGCCGTGCGCTGAAATGGTTCGCCGGGGCGGGCACCGCGGCACTGGTCGCCGGCTGCGGCGGCGGCGGTTCGACCTCGTCCGGCGTCAGCGTCGTCAGTGGTACAGCAACCCCGACGCCTGCCAGCACGGCAACACCCACGCCGACCCCAACCGCCACATCGAGCGGCACATGCATCGTCGACCCGACCGAAACCGCCGGCCCCTACCCGGCCGATGGCACCAACACATCGAGCGGATCGACCTCCAACGCACTGACCATCAGCGGCATCGTGCGCAGCGATATCCGATCCAGCTTCATCAGCAGCAGCACGGTCGCGACCGGCGTTCAGCTGGTCATCACGCTCAAGGTCGTCGATGTGAATGCCAGTTGCGGCGCGCTCGCCGGCTATGCCGTCTATCTCTGGCATTGCGACCGGCTGGGCAATTACTCGCTCTACACCGCCGCCGCCGAAAGCTATCTGCGTGGCGTACAGGTGACCGACGCGAATGGTGAGGTGACCTTCACCACGATCTTCCCCGGCGCCTATTCGGGCCGCTACCCGCACATCCATTTCGAGGTCTTTTCCAGCCTGTCCGCCGCGACCAGCGGGCGTTACGCCATACTCACCTCGCAGCTCGCTTTGCCCGCCGCCGCCTGCACCGCGATATACGCCGACACGGCGACCTATCCGTCGAGCGCAACGAACTTCGCCGCCACGTCAATTTCGTCCGACAATGTCTTCAGCGACAATAGTTCGGCCCAGATCGCTCAGCAGACCCCGACGCTGACCGGCAGCACCAGCGCCGGTTATGTCGGCTCGGTGCTGATCGGGGTCGCGCGCTAG
- a CDS encoding class II 3-deoxy-7-phosphoheptulonate synthase, which produces MSTWAPDSWTKAEARQLPTYADPIALDAATDALEKFPPLVFAGEARNLTADLAKVAEGKAFLLQGGDCAESFAEHSANNIRDTFRVLLQMAVVLTYASKLPVVKLGRMAGQFAKPRSADTEIQGDVELPAYRGDIVNDIDFTAAGRQPDPQRMIRAYSQSAATLNLLRAFATGGYANLHQVHRWTHDYMGRSPWAKKYSDVADRIGEALDFMEACGISPETVPQLSQTQFYTSHEALLLRYEQALTRQDSLTGDWYDTSAHMLWIGDRTRFEGSAHVEYLRGIGNPIGMKCGPTLEPDALLRLLDTLNPARIPGRMTLITRYGHDKIEAGLPKLVRAVLREGHPVVWSCDPMHGNVIKAANGYKTRPFERILAEVRGFFAVHRAEGSIAGGIHAEMTGQNVTECTGGAVDVTEQSLADRYHTHCDPRLNAGQSLELAFLLAEMLNVEMAERRRAAA; this is translated from the coding sequence ATGAGCACCTGGGCCCCCGACAGCTGGACCAAGGCCGAGGCGCGACAGCTTCCGACCTATGCCGATCCCATCGCACTCGATGCCGCGACCGATGCGCTGGAGAAATTCCCGCCGCTGGTCTTCGCTGGCGAAGCGCGCAACCTGACCGCCGACCTGGCCAAAGTTGCCGAGGGCAAGGCGTTCCTGCTGCAGGGCGGCGATTGCGCCGAAAGCTTCGCCGAGCATAGCGCGAACAACATCCGCGACACGTTCCGCGTGCTGCTGCAGATGGCTGTGGTGCTGACCTATGCGTCGAAGCTGCCGGTAGTGAAGCTCGGTCGCATGGCTGGCCAGTTCGCCAAGCCGCGCTCCGCCGATACCGAGATCCAGGGCGATGTGGAACTGCCCGCCTATCGCGGCGACATCGTCAACGATATCGACTTCACCGCGGCCGGGCGCCAGCCCGACCCGCAGCGCATGATCCGAGCCTATTCGCAGTCGGCCGCGACGCTCAACCTGCTGCGCGCCTTCGCGACCGGCGGCTATGCAAACCTGCATCAGGTGCATCGCTGGACGCACGACTATATGGGCCGCAGCCCATGGGCGAAGAAATATTCCGACGTCGCCGACCGTATCGGCGAGGCGCTCGACTTCATGGAAGCGTGCGGGATCAGCCCGGAGACCGTGCCGCAGCTGAGCCAGACGCAATTCTATACCAGCCATGAAGCGCTGCTACTGCGCTACGAACAGGCGCTGACGCGGCAGGATTCGCTCACCGGCGACTGGTACGACACCAGCGCACACATGCTGTGGATCGGCGATCGCACCCGCTTCGAGGGCAGCGCTCATGTCGAATATCTGCGCGGCATCGGCAATCCGATCGGCATGAAGTGCGGGCCCACCCTCGAGCCTGACGCGCTGTTGCGCCTGCTCGACACGCTCAATCCGGCGCGCATCCCCGGCCGCATGACGCTGATCACGCGCTACGGCCATGACAAGATCGAGGCCGGCCTGCCCAAGCTGGTCCGCGCAGTGCTGCGCGAAGGCCATCCGGTGGTGTGGAGCTGCGATCCGATGCACGGCAATGTGATCAAGGCCGCCAATGGCTACAAGACCCGACCGTTCGAGCGTATCCTTGCCGAGGTACGCGGCTTCTTTGCCGTACATCGCGCAGAGGGCTCGATCGCCGGCGGCATCCATGCTGAAATGACCGGCCAGAACGTCACCGAATGCACCGGCGGCGCGGTCGATGTGACGGAACAGTCGCTGGCCGATCGCTATCACACGCATTGCGACCCGCGGCTCAACGCCGGACAGAGCCTGGAGCTTGCCTTTCTGCTGGCCGAAATGCTCAATGTCGAAATGGCGGAGCGGCGGCGAGCAGCCGCCTGA
- a CDS encoding D-2-hydroxyacid dehydrogenase, translating into MKAVLPALARPLLEPHLPAGLDVAWFTSREDAEQMVLDADIAWVDMQRSGHSGEVAALGTRLKWLSTIFAGLDAFPLDLLRERGVIVTNGTGINAIAVAEYAVMGVLAAAKRFDEVVRLADRHEWTIVAPGQVELLDTTALIIGYGAIGKLIGDRLEAFGVTVTGVTRSGRDGTLTPETWRAGLGDYDWVILAAPSTGETKAMFGAGELAAMKRSAWLINIARGDMVDQDALIEALTARRIAGAFLDTVTPEPLPADHPLWNAPNAIHTMHLSGRSQTKMFQRAGTLFLKNLDAFMAGRPMDNVVDLAAGY; encoded by the coding sequence ATGAAAGCCGTTCTCCCCGCCCTCGCCCGCCCTTTGCTCGAACCGCATTTGCCCGCCGGCCTCGATGTCGCCTGGTTCACCTCGCGTGAGGATGCCGAACAGATGGTGCTCGATGCCGATATCGCCTGGGTCGATATGCAGCGCTCGGGCCATTCGGGCGAGGTCGCGGCACTCGGCACACGGCTCAAATGGCTTTCGACCATCTTCGCCGGCCTCGACGCCTTTCCGCTCGACCTGCTCAGGGAGCGCGGAGTCATCGTCACCAACGGCACCGGCATCAATGCTATCGCGGTGGCCGAATATGCGGTGATGGGCGTGCTCGCCGCAGCCAAGCGCTTCGACGAGGTCGTCCGGCTCGCCGACCGCCACGAATGGACCATCGTCGCGCCCGGCCAGGTCGAACTGCTCGACACGACCGCGCTGATCATCGGCTATGGCGCGATCGGCAAGCTGATCGGCGACCGGCTCGAAGCGTTCGGCGTGACCGTGACCGGCGTCACCCGATCGGGCCGCGACGGGACGCTGACCCCGGAGACCTGGCGCGCCGGACTCGGCGACTATGACTGGGTAATCCTCGCCGCGCCCTCGACCGGTGAAACCAAGGCGATGTTCGGCGCCGGCGAACTGGCCGCGATGAAGCGCAGCGCCTGGCTGATCAACATCGCACGCGGCGACATGGTCGATCAGGACGCGTTGATCGAAGCGCTGACCGCGCGTCGCATCGCCGGCGCATTCCTCGACACCGTCACCCCCGAGCCGCTGCCGGCCGACCATCCGCTCTGGAATGCGCCCAACGCGATCCATACCATGCATTTGTCGGGCCGTAGCCAGACCAAGATGTTCCAGCGCGCCGGCACCCTGTTCCTCAAGAATCTCGACGCCTTCATGGCCGGCCGCCCGATGGACAATGTCGTGGACCTCGCCGCGGGCTACTGA
- a CDS encoding sensor histidine kinase, with amino-acid sequence MSRADHPRSIAVPIFALVVTAVFVVTATFFAVTFSGPPPRAAPMQTSSIAAFLQAPRAQSRDSRRMTLTEGAAPVARADERPSIGQDVIIAAALDAAPRDVRGFYSEPGGDRRNEIRGGFTIGWKSAGIWRVVRTDPEPLFTRWHLVTLGAMLAAMLLLAGPAWWIARAISKPLRQLADTATTARAGAPLGTLPAGGASEVRDLTRAVSAMHQRLTRHAEGRTTMLAAIAHDLGTPLSRLSFRVEHLPEEARERAAADIAEMRAMIASLLRFARDEASERSDARIDLGSMLDALVEDMHMAGTPVSLEPGERAIVRGDPQALRRLFTNLIDNAVRYGESAVLSWHVADGIADILIDDRGPGVDPVQAERLFEPFVRGDPSRNRATGGTGLGLAIVRGIAESHGGTVTLERHDGHGRARVRLPVEANR; translated from the coding sequence ATGTCGCGCGCTGACCATCCCCGCTCGATCGCGGTTCCGATCTTCGCGCTGGTCGTCACGGCGGTATTTGTCGTCACCGCGACCTTCTTCGCAGTGACCTTCAGCGGCCCGCCACCCCGCGCTGCGCCAATGCAGACATCGTCGATCGCCGCTTTTCTTCAGGCGCCGCGCGCGCAATCGCGCGACTCGCGCCGCATGACCCTGACGGAGGGGGCCGCGCCGGTCGCCCGAGCGGATGAACGGCCATCGATCGGGCAGGATGTCATCATCGCCGCCGCGCTCGATGCGGCACCCCGCGATGTGCGTGGTTTCTATAGCGAACCGGGTGGTGACCGACGGAACGAGATTCGCGGCGGCTTCACCATCGGCTGGAAATCCGCCGGCATCTGGCGCGTTGTCCGCACCGATCCGGAGCCACTGTTTACGCGCTGGCACCTCGTTACGCTCGGCGCGATGCTCGCCGCCATGCTGCTGCTTGCCGGGCCAGCCTGGTGGATCGCCCGCGCCATCTCGAAACCGCTGCGCCAGCTTGCCGACACGGCGACCACCGCACGCGCCGGCGCGCCGCTCGGCACCCTGCCGGCAGGCGGTGCGAGCGAAGTCCGCGACCTTACCCGCGCGGTGTCGGCGATGCACCAGCGCCTGACCCGCCATGCCGAGGGGCGCACCACCATGCTCGCCGCGATCGCACATGATCTCGGCACGCCGCTCTCGCGCCTGTCCTTTCGCGTCGAACACCTGCCCGAAGAGGCACGCGAGCGCGCCGCCGCCGACATTGCCGAGATGCGCGCGATGATCGCTTCGCTGCTGCGCTTCGCCCGTGACGAGGCGAGCGAGCGCAGCGACGCGCGAATCGATCTCGGCAGCATGCTCGACGCGCTGGTCGAGGACATGCATATGGCCGGCACGCCGGTCTCGCTCGAACCGGGCGAGCGCGCCATCGTTCGTGGCGACCCACAGGCCCTGCGCCGGCTGTTCACCAATCTGATCGACAATGCGGTACGCTATGGTGAGAGCGCTGTACTGTCCTGGCACGTCGCGGACGGTATCGCCGATATCCTGATCGACGATCGCGGCCCCGGCGTCGACCCGGTTCAGGCTGAACGGTTGTTCGAACCGTTCGTGCGCGGCGATCCCTCTCGCAATCGCGCGACCGGCGGCACCGGCCTGGGCCTGGCCATCGTGCGTGGCATTGCGGAAAGCCATGGCGGCACGGTGACACTGGAACGCCATGACGGGCATGGCCGCGCCCGCGTCCGCCTCCCGGTCGAGGCGAACCGCTGA